The window TTGTAATGCGGCACCTGCGCTTCGTCGAAGACGAGACAGTTCTTGAACTCGCACGAGTTGCCCGCCACCACGCCATTGCCGATGATGACGTTTTCGCGAATGTAGCAGCCGTTGCGGATCTCGCATCCCTCGCCGATCCAGGCCGGCCCCTTGATCATGGCGCCATGCTCGATGACGGTGCCGCGCCCGATGAAGACCGCGTTGCTGATGAACGGCTTGCCGATCAGCTTGCCATAGATGCCGGGCTTGAGGCGAAATTGCAGGTACGCGGAGATTTTCGGGAGGGCCTGCCACACTGCCTCCACGTTCTCGAAGATCACCCTGTGTTCCGTACGGGTGAGATCGAGAAAACGGTCTGGCTCGAACATCGACGCACTATGCGCGACA of the Terrimicrobium sacchariphilum genome contains:
- a CDS encoding UDP-N-acetylglucosamine diphosphorylase — protein: MFEPDRFLDLTRTEHRVIFENVEAVWQALPKISAYLQFRLKPGIYGKLIGKPFISNAVFIGRGTVIEHGAMIKGPAWIGEGCEIRNGCYIRENVIIGNGVVAGNSCEFKNCLVFDEAQVPHYNYVGDSILGYKAHLGAGVILSNVKLDKREVSLVGPEGKPVSTGLRKFGAIVGDEAEVGCNSVLSPGSIIGRRSILYPGIQWRGVLGENQIAKVRQPVDIVPRRD